From Amphiura filiformis chromosome 20, Afil_fr2py, whole genome shotgun sequence, a single genomic window includes:
- the LOC140142039 gene encoding uncharacterized protein, which yields MKIHMEKPSYECEFCQKCFTLKGNLQAHMTTHTKEKPFQCELCNKCFPRKGNLKHHMRSHTKEKPFQCEICQKYYTQNSDLTKHMRIHNNERPYPCGHCPKRFTQKAHLNNHLLTHTKDRSFQCLFCQKCFARNDYLKIHLRTHGIDNRNHTTDEKFFKCDHCPKSFPTSTRLKIHTRSHTREKPYRCEYCQKCFAQSTGLKVHERTHTKEKPFQCEFCHKSFAQNAQLKSHLRTHTNEKPFQCEYCQEYFAHSASLKDHITTHTNQKPYECEYCQKSFTRVAIY from the coding sequence ATGAAAATTCACATGGAGAAACCTAGCTATGAGTGTGAATTCTGTCAAAAGTGTTTCACTTTAAAAGGTAACTTGCAAGCCCACATGACAactcatactaaagagaagcccTTTCAGTGTGAATTGTGTAACAAGTGTTTCCCGCGAAAAGGTAACCTGAAACATCACATGAgatctcataccaaagagaaaccatttcaGTGCGAGATTTGTCAGAAATACTATACTCAAAATAGCGATCTCACAAAGCACATGAGAATTCACAACAACGAGAGACCCTACCCGTGTGGGCATTGTCCGAAACGTTTTACTCAAAAGGCTCATCTGAACAACCACTTGCTAACTCACACTAAAGATAGATCGTTTCAGTGTTTGTTTTGTCAAAAATGCTTTGCCCGAAATGATTACTTAAAAATACACTTGAGAACTCACGGGATAGATAACAGGAATCACACAACTGATGAAAAGTTCTTTAAGTGTGATCACTGTCCTAAATCTTTCCCTACTAGCACCCGGTTAAAAATACACACAAGGTCACACACCAGGGAGAAACCATATCGAtgcgaatattgtcagaaatgttttgctcaatCAACTGGTCTAAAAGTGCACGAaaggactcacaccaaagagaaaccttttcagtgCGAGTTTTGTCATAAAAGTTTTGCTCAGAATGCTCAACTGAAATCCCACCTCAGAACTCACACCAACGAGAAACCTTTTCAATGCGAGTATTGTCAGGAATATTTTGCCCACAGTGCTAGTCTCAAAGACCATATAACCACTCACACGAATCAGAAACCATATGagtgtgagtactgccagaaAAGCTTCACACGAGTAGCAATTTATTGA